One part of the Spiroplasma turonicum genome encodes these proteins:
- a CDS encoding CPBP family intramembrane glutamic endopeptidase: MKSFSKYREEKFGLEESYKFDFNSLNYKIDGIIFITTSFIIPFVFSLFFRIFFNLKSNITAQEIFFYVNMASNLFGLVIFILRNPRKILTNSYSLFYFFIILPSLIYIVIGSITNPLISDYENKESIGKIIQGITQIISEIIIIILAFCLDKKIVKRIFNTFKKSYVPLIFWVVIGLLTLIIISTAFFSILIENNLLKFPQSDNQDSLIKMLDQNQPNSIRITYIILLVLLTIIVAPICEELCMRESYFSNCSNEYIGLIFSALTFGFIHYGNTGDFEHFMSYTMAGIILASIFWFSKGNITYSWLVHLLNNLFALILVFVL; this comes from the coding sequence ATGAAATCTTTTTCTAAATACAGAGAAGAAAAATTTGGCTTAGAAGAAAGCTATAAATTTGATTTCAACAGTTTAAATTATAAAATTGATGGAATAATATTTATAACTACTTCTTTTATAATTCCATTTGTTTTCTCATTGTTTTTTAGAATCTTTTTTAATTTAAAGTCTAATATTACAGCACAAGAAATCTTTTTTTATGTTAATATGGCTTCAAATTTATTTGGACTAGTAATTTTTATTTTGAGAAATCCAAGAAAAATCTTAACAAATAGTTACTCATTATTTTATTTTTTTATTATTTTACCAAGTTTAATATATATTGTAATTGGTTCTATTACTAATCCATTAATTTCTGACTATGAGAATAAAGAATCTATCGGAAAAATAATTCAAGGCATAACACAAATTATTTCTGAAATTATTATTATAATATTAGCATTTTGTTTAGACAAAAAAATTGTAAAACGCATTTTTAATACATTCAAAAAATCGTATGTTCCTCTTATATTTTGGGTTGTCATAGGATTATTAACATTAATTATTATATCAACCGCCTTCTTTTCGATTCTTATTGAAAATAATCTATTAAAGTTTCCGCAATCTGATAATCAAGATAGTTTAATAAAAATGTTAGATCAAAACCAACCAAATTCAATAAGAATTACATATATAATTCTTCTAGTATTACTAACCATAATTGTCGCTCCAATCTGCGAAGAGCTTTGTATGAGAGAATCCTACTTTAGTAATTGTTCAAATGAATATATAGGACTTATTTTTAGTGCTTTAACATTTGGATTTATTCATTATGGTAACACAGGTGACTTTGAACACTTTATGTCATATACAATGGCAGGTATAATACTCGCTTCTATATTTTGATTTTCTAAGGGTAATATAACATATAGCTGATTAGTTCACTTATTAAATAATTTATTTGCTTTAATCTTGGTTTTTGTTCTTTAA
- a CDS encoding pseudouridine synthase: protein MAKFNANINDANQTLLKFVKKVYKNTNLSIIYKWFRKGKIKVNDKKIKDLKYIVKENDIIDIYDKDKPIQRDSFIPIDYSSLNVLYEDENVLIVDKDQNIEIHSPVNICLDMLVKSYLFSKNNYIPDNENSYVVSHVHRIDKLTRGIVIYAKNKMAHTQLIESINDKSKIKKLYLVKTNTSNIPTGLLSGFLTYDNFNKRSFFSETNINPNKYKKVQQINQLINNEEFIYEVQILTGRKHQIRAIFSFYNSPIFNDLRYGARKQKEDFFGLIAYKVEFNNLQGNLKNLNGLIIESNFTF, encoded by the coding sequence ATGGCAAAGTTTAATGCAAACATTAATGATGCTAATCAAACTTTATTAAAGTTTGTAAAAAAAGTTTATAAGAATACAAACCTTAGCATTATTTATAAATGATTTAGAAAAGGCAAGATTAAAGTAAATGACAAGAAAATCAAAGATTTGAAATACATAGTTAAAGAAAATGATATTATAGATATTTATGACAAGGATAAACCAATTCAAAGAGATTCTTTCATACCAATTGATTACAGCTCTTTAAATGTACTATATGAAGATGAAAATGTTTTAATCGTTGATAAAGATCAAAATATAGAAATACATTCACCTGTTAATATATGCTTAGATATGTTAGTCAAGTCATACTTATTTTCAAAAAATAATTATATACCAGATAATGAAAATAGTTATGTAGTCAGTCATGTTCATAGAATAGATAAACTCACAAGAGGCATTGTTATATATGCAAAAAATAAGATGGCACACACTCAATTAATCGAATCAATAAATGATAAAAGTAAGATTAAAAAATTATATCTTGTTAAAACTAACACTTCTAATATACCTACTGGTTTATTAAGTGGTTTTCTAACATATGACAACTTTAATAAAAGATCATTTTTTTCAGAAACAAACATTAATCCTAACAAATACAAAAAGGTTCAACAAATCAATCAGTTAATTAATAATGAAGAGTTTATTTATGAAGTACAAATTTTAACAGGAAGAAAACATCAAATAAGAGCAATATTTTCTTTTTATAATAGTCCAATTTTCAATGACCTAAGATATGGTGCTAGAAAACAAAAAGAAGACTTTTTTGGTTTAATAGCTTATAAAGTTGAGTTTAATAACCTACAAGGAAATTTAAAGAACCTAAACGGACTTATAATTGAGTCTAATTTTACTTTTTAA